Below is a genomic region from Brassica rapa cultivar Chiifu-401-42 chromosome A08, CAAS_Brap_v3.01, whole genome shotgun sequence.
TCTGGTTTTTGAATAGAGAGACGTTAACTAGAATTCCACAGTTACACATGGGCAAACCCCATGCTCTCCATATGTTTTTCCCATCACATGATGGAGCTAGACATATCCACTTCCAGGGAGTGTGGACACTGGCCTATCAATCAATGTATAGAGCAATACATTAACCCCTCCTATGTATTATGAGCAGCGTCCTGAGCGTAAAAGAAGCATCTCTCACCTTTCCGTTCCATTAGATTACTAATAAACACAGTGTGTCTCAATTTCGTTCAGTAAATAACCACCTCAAAACTCAAGATCTAAATTAGGAGTCGCCTTCAGGATATATAAAGACTGCACGCATAATAAGACCAACAGAAACCGTGTGATATCAAAATATTACTTACTACTTGCTAATATGCTAATTGTAGGACAACAAGTACTCGTGCAAATGTCATCATAAAACCACCTCAAACCAAATATTTCAAAGCTTTTGAAGCAAGGCGCATAATAGAAGACATTCACAAAATAAAAGCAATACTATTGCATTAAAGAAGAGGCATTCAGATCAACAACGGAGGATTATAATAGGAATGGAAGAAACTGAATAGATTGTTATTACAATCATGTGACATCATAATGAATCAATCGTAGAGACAAGATGTTTCTTCTTCAGAAAACTTTATTGAGATGAGACGATCTTGATCATGGCTTGTGCATTGAGCCCTGTTAGATTCTTCTCACAAAACCTCTGCCATGCTTCTTGCTTGtttccttcttcctcttcattccaTGTGAATTTCTCGTAAACAGAGTTCACCATACTCCTCGCAGCTTCCCTTGCCTCTGGTAACTTATCATTCAACAAATCCGCAGCCATTTGCGCAATCACAACCATCCCGAACTCTTCCATTTCATTCACCTCCTAATATACATACAGATAATTAATAACAAATTCGAGAACTATTAATAAACacacatttttcaaaaattagaaaaaataccATTTTAGACACACAGTTTGAAGTAGACACGGCAGCCTTGGCCCTGACGCGAGGGTTACTGTGTCGGACATAAGTCTTGAGCTTACGCAGAAGAGACAAACGAGACACCGAGTTCACCATCGTGTTCAGCGCTTTGTCTGCTTCTTCACAAACAAACTTCTTGTCTTGTGAAGCTTTCATTAGCAGCTGTAATAACTGTTTTTTCGGTTTGAGATTAAGTATTTAGCTCTTACCTAAATCAGATCATACTTAATAAACaacttaaaataagaaaaaaggtTACCAGATCGTCCATAGTTTTCAAAAGAGTTAACTTTTCTCCAAAGGCAATGAAGATATCAGAACAAGCCATAATCGAAGTCTTGCACAAGGCGCTTCTAGGGTTCTTCATCGCTTTCACCATCACAACCATAAGCTTCTCTCTGCACAGTTTCAAATCATCAACACCCCTAGTCTAATCTGGAACAATCACAGATGATGAAAAGAAACTTACAGAATGGGTAGCAACAGAAACGAGTGATGAACAGCGAATCTCCTTGTGTTGTTGAGTGATTCACACACTTTGATCCAATCCTTTGATGCTAATTCTTCAAGTAACCTCTTCAGAAGATTTAACAACAACTAGATTGAGTATATGATCATCATCCAAACCAAACTACTCTAGATTTCGGGTTAGAATCTGACCTGAACAGAGGACTCTGG
It encodes:
- the LOC103833528 gene encoding TOG array regulator of axonemal microtubules protein 1: MALRNIENALPILQERPKKLPKLSKNPEICLNDENNNIVPPPESTIDYVASENLKPFPDPESSVQRLLEELASKDWIKVCESLNNTRRFAVHHSFLLLPILEKLMVVMVKAMKNPRSALCKTSIMACSDIFIAFGEKLTLLKTMDDLLLQLLMKASQDKKFVCEEADKALNTMVNSVSRLSLLRKLKTYVRHSNPRVRAKAAVSTSNCVSKMEVNEMEEFGMVVIAQMAADLLNDKLPEAREAARSMVNSVYEKFTWNEEEEGNKQEAWQRFCEKNLTGLNAQAMIKIVSSQ